One stretch of Arachis hypogaea cultivar Tifrunner chromosome 20, arahy.Tifrunner.gnm2.J5K5, whole genome shotgun sequence DNA includes these proteins:
- the LOC140183295 gene encoding uncharacterized mitochondrial protein AtMg00810-like yields the protein MEHSKPVPTPIVEKFKLLREDKGRAVNPTYYKSLIGSLRYLTTIRPYIVFGVSLLSRFMEEPYTNHLQTAKQILRYNKGTLNDGIYYENTNEVNLIGYTDNDWAGDKTRKSTSEFAFHLGSGAISWSSKKQPLVTLSTT from the coding sequence atGGAGCACTCAAAACCAGTTCCTACTCCGATCGTAGAGAAGTTCAAGTTGCTGAGAGAAGATAAAGGAAGAGCAGTAAATCCTACATATTACAAAAGCTTGATTGGAAGTCTGAGGTACTTAACTACAATCAGACCATATATTGTGTTTGGAGTTAGTTTGCTTAGCAGATTTATGGAGGAGCCTTATACCAACCATTTGCAAACTGCAAAACAGATTCTTCGATATAACAAAGGTACTTTAAATGATggtatttattatgaaaatactAATGAAGTGAATCTTATCGGTTACACTGATAATGATTGGGCTggagataaaacaagaaaaagtacttCGGAATTTGCATTTCATCTTGGTTCTGGTGCAATTTCATGGTCATCAAAGAAACAACCACTAGTAACACTCTCTACAACATAA
- the LOC112734971 gene encoding WAT1-related protein At3g30340, which yields MKTSEEWKPFMVMIAIDFSSTIVNILLKKVLEEGMDHLVFITYRLSISTIFLVPISYFWERNGRPRLTFRILCYLFFSAIVGASVTQYFFLLGIQYTSATFACAFVNMVPVITFIMALPFGLETLNIKCNSGKAKILGTLVCVGGALLLTLYKGKPLFDVSHYESAAASTGVRSAMKQRSSPPTRIIEKWTIGVIALILGTLFWSSWFILQSTIGKLYPCRYSSTAIMTLFGAIQSAILALSTGRDLSMWIPNGRIQILTVLYSGMVGSGLCYVGMSWCVKKRGPVFTAAFSPLVQIMSAMIDIPVLHEQLHLGSVLGSMLVMVGLYILLWGKSKDNQNRVTNLVEEGGNKEQVPPPQTTRHVAITCDTRSN from the exons ATGAAGACTTCTGAGGAATGGAAACCTTTTATGGTAATGATAGCAATTGATTTTTCTTCCACCATAGTGAACATTCTTCTAAAGAAAGTTCTTGAGGAAGGGATGGACCATTTGGTGTTTATCACATACCGTTTGTCAATTTCAACCATTTTCCTAGTCCCTATCAGCTACTTTTGGGAAAG AAACGGAAGACCAAGGCTCACATTTAGAATTTTGTGTTACCTTTTCTTCAGTGCCATTGTTGG GGCATCAGTCACACagtacttcttccttcttgggATCCAATACACCTCTGCTACCTTTGCTTGTGCCTTTGTCAATATGGTACCTGTGATCACATTCATTATGGCATTGCCATTTGG ATTAGAGACTCTGAACATCAAATGTAACAGTGGGAAAGCCAAGATTCTTGGTACACTGGTGTGTGTAGGAGGGGCATTGTTGTTGACACTTTATAAAGGAAAGCCCTTGTTTGATGTTTCTCACTATGAGTCTGCAGCAGCATCAACAGGCGTGAGATCTGCAATGAAGCAACGTTCTTCTCCACCTACTAGAATCATTGAGAAATGGACCATTGGTGTAATAGCTTTGATTCTGGGAACACTGTTTTGGTCTTCATGGTTTATCTTGCAATCAACTATAGGGAAGCTCTATCCATGCCGGTATTCTAGCACAGCCATCATGACTTTGTTTGGAGCCATTCAATCAGCCATCCTTGCTTTGTCCACTGGCAGAGACTTGTCCATGTGGATCCCCAATGGCAGGATACAAATACTCACTGTTCTCTATTCT GGCATGGTTGGGTCAGGGTTGTGCTATGTGGGGATGTCATGGTGTGTTAAAAAGAGGGGTCCTGTGTTTACTGCAGCATTTAGCCCTCTTGTTCAGATAATGTCAGCCATGATTGATATCCCAGTCTTGCATGAGCAGCTCCATCTTGGAAG TGTGTTGGGATCCATGCTGGTAATGGTGGGATTGTATATTCTTCTGTGGGGTAAGAGCAAGGATAATCAGAATCGTGTGACAAATTTAGTAGAAGAAGGTGGAAACAAGGAACAAGTCCCTCCCCCACAAACAACACGACATGTTGCTATAACCTGCGATACACGCTCTAACTGA